A stretch of Lactiplantibacillus brownii DNA encodes these proteins:
- a CDS encoding YlmH family RNA-binding protein: MNENLKQHFRDSEAPFIEQVTGWLQEAADQYRPILTAFLNPRQVYIARTLVNQLDEVHMRAFGGYPGAELQRILFYPNYYEPQPADFQITLFNIVYPIKFATLKHGHILGTLANSGVERDVFGDIVSDGEAWQFYCESEMATYFSDQVDRFGKTKVHLTPVPLSNAVDPQNDWETITTTVSSLRADSVIKAAFNLSRHHAKELIEGAHVRLNWADLPKADYEIALLDMLSVNHYGRVRLTEIGGETKKSRLRITLNIIHSK, translated from the coding sequence GTGAATGAAAATTTAAAACAACATTTTCGCGATAGTGAAGCCCCATTTATTGAACAGGTCACTGGTTGGCTGCAAGAAGCGGCCGATCAGTACCGACCAATTTTAACCGCGTTTTTAAACCCGCGGCAAGTCTACATTGCGCGAACACTGGTCAATCAACTTGATGAAGTCCATATGCGGGCTTTTGGGGGTTATCCTGGGGCCGAGTTACAACGGATCTTATTTTATCCGAATTACTACGAGCCCCAACCAGCTGATTTTCAAATAACATTATTCAATATTGTTTATCCAATCAAATTTGCGACGTTGAAACACGGCCATATTTTAGGAACCTTAGCCAACTCCGGCGTTGAACGGGATGTCTTCGGGGATATCGTGTCAGACGGTGAAGCTTGGCAGTTCTACTGCGAAAGTGAAATGGCGACTTACTTCAGTGATCAAGTTGACCGCTTTGGTAAGACCAAGGTTCATTTAACGCCTGTGCCATTGAGCAACGCGGTTGATCCACAAAATGATTGGGAAACGATTACGACCACGGTCAGTTCTTTACGTGCAGATAGTGTGATCAAGGCAGCATTTAACCTGTCACGCCACCATGCTAAGGAATTGATCGAGGGGGCGCATGTTCGTCTGAATTGGGCCGATTTGCCTAAAGCAGATTACGAGATTGCGTTGTTGGATATGTTGAGTGTAAATCATTACGGCCGGGTCCGGTTGACCGAAATTGGCGGTGAGACGAAAAAGTCGCGGTTGCGAATTACTTTAAATATTATTCATAGTAAATAG
- a CDS encoding YggT family protein — protein MALILTIIDGLFQLYTLAIIVFILMSWFPGAYNTGLGRFLGQICDPFLSVFRRFIPSIAGLDFSPIVALLVLQFAERGLVYLLSLISF, from the coding sequence ATGGCACTGATACTTACAATTATTGATGGCTTGTTCCAGCTGTACACCTTAGCGATTATTGTCTTTATCTTAATGTCTTGGTTCCCTGGCGCCTATAATACTGGCCTCGGTCGATTCTTGGGACAGATTTGTGACCCGTTTCTAAGTGTGTTCCGGCGGTTTATTCCGTCGATTGCTGGTCTAGATTTCTCGCCGATTGTGGCACTGCTAGTGTTACAGTTTGCAGAGCGTGGATTAGTTTACTTATTATCATTAATTAGCTTTTAA
- a CDS encoding cell division protein SepF, whose amino-acid sequence MAGRFSLSNFFGVGDDEAYDDAANAPQPNRTAATANNATTTASTPKVVPMQGGKSVNSKIALFEPRIYSDVKEIAAQLLKNQAVIINFDHVDDAMARRIVDFLTGTVYAINGEIERIGDEIFLCIPENYEVSGSTTAQFNPNSL is encoded by the coding sequence ATGGCCGGACGTTTTAGTTTAAGTAACTTCTTTGGCGTTGGCGATGATGAAGCGTACGACGATGCTGCGAATGCGCCACAACCGAACCGGACGGCGGCAACCGCGAATAATGCGACCACAACAGCCTCGACACCTAAAGTTGTGCCGATGCAAGGTGGTAAATCGGTTAATAGCAAGATTGCTTTGTTTGAGCCGCGAATTTATTCGGATGTGAAAGAAATTGCTGCGCAGTTGTTAAAAAATCAAGCGGTCATTATTAATTTTGACCATGTTGATGATGCGATGGCGCGGCGAATCGTTGATTTCCTGACGGGCACGGTGTATGCCATTAACGGTGAGATTGAACGCATCGGGGATGAAATTTTTCTCTGTATTCCTGAAAATTATGAAGTTTCCGGGAGTACCACGGCGCAGTTTAACCCCAACAGTTTATAA
- the ftsZ gene encoding cell division protein FtsZ, with product MEFSLDSTQNSGANIKVIGVGGGGGNAVNRMIAEDVQGVEFIVANTDVQALQSSNAETKIQLGPKLTRGLGAGSNPDVGSKAAQESEEAITEALTGADMVFVTAGMGGGTGNGAAPVVAKIAKDSGALTVGVVTRPFTFEGPRRARNAAEGIAQMKDNVDTLIIIANNRLLEIVDKKTPMMEAFQEADNVLRQGVQGISDLITSPGYVNLDFADVKTVMQNQGSALMGIGSASGENRTVDATKQAISSPLLEVSIDGAEQVLLNITGGPDMSLYEAQAASDIVSQAATTDVNIIFGTSIDESLGDEVRVTVIATGIDQKQKEISNGTATTRTEKTQQSGGLFNTPADSQPRAEKASNGTTPQSQNNDPFGNWDIRREPGNSRSTNTAHQNVEKTDFDVFNDNTQPEEDQDSNNGDSLDTPPFFKRRRK from the coding sequence ATGGAATTTTCTTTAGATTCAACCCAAAATTCAGGGGCTAATATTAAAGTCATCGGTGTTGGTGGCGGTGGTGGTAATGCCGTTAACCGGATGATCGCTGAAGATGTCCAAGGCGTCGAATTCATCGTTGCCAATACGGATGTTCAAGCGCTACAAAGTTCAAATGCAGAAACTAAAATTCAATTAGGACCTAAATTGACTCGTGGTCTTGGTGCAGGGTCAAACCCTGATGTTGGGTCAAAAGCGGCTCAAGAAAGCGAAGAAGCGATTACTGAAGCCTTGACTGGCGCTGACATGGTCTTTGTCACAGCTGGTATGGGTGGTGGGACCGGTAACGGTGCTGCCCCAGTTGTTGCTAAAATTGCTAAGGATTCGGGTGCTTTAACGGTTGGCGTGGTGACACGTCCATTTACCTTTGAAGGCCCTAGACGCGCACGTAATGCGGCTGAAGGTATTGCTCAGATGAAAGATAACGTGGATACGTTAATTATCATTGCCAATAACCGCTTATTAGAAATCGTTGACAAGAAGACGCCAATGATGGAAGCCTTCCAAGAAGCCGATAACGTGTTACGTCAAGGGGTTCAAGGAATTTCAGATCTGATTACGTCACCTGGTTATGTTAACTTGGACTTTGCGGATGTGAAGACGGTCATGCAAAATCAAGGTTCTGCCTTGATGGGAATCGGTTCCGCTAGCGGCGAAAACCGGACAGTTGATGCCACGAAGCAAGCTATTTCATCACCATTATTGGAAGTTTCCATTGATGGGGCGGAACAAGTCTTACTAAACATTACTGGTGGTCCAGACATGTCCTTGTATGAAGCCCAAGCTGCTTCAGATATTGTTTCACAAGCCGCGACGACAGATGTCAACATTATCTTTGGGACATCGATCGATGAAAGCTTAGGCGATGAAGTTCGTGTGACCGTGATCGCAACTGGTATCGATCAAAAACAAAAAGAAATCAGCAATGGCACGGCAACAACGCGTACCGAAAAGACGCAACAATCTGGTGGCTTGTTCAACACGCCGGCTGATAGCCAACCTAGAGCAGAAAAGGCATCAAATGGCACAACGCCACAATCACAAAACAATGATCCATTTGGCAATTGGGATATTCGGCGTGAACCAGGTAACTCACGATCAACGAATACCGCTCATCAGAATGTTGAAAAGACTGACTTTGACGTTTTTAACGACAATACTCAGCCTGAAGAAGATCAAGATAGCAATAATGGTGATTCATTAGATACGCCGCCATTCTTCAAACGGCGCCGTAAATAA
- the ftsA gene encoding cell division protein FtsA, whose translation MDNSGIYVGLDIGTTSIKVIVAERVKGQMNVIGVGSERSNGLSRGVIVDIDKAATAIQSAVRQAEEKASIEIKKVIAGVPANLVKIERCRGMIAVADESKEINNEDVQKVAAAALVQSMPPEREVLDVIPDEFVVDGFDGIKDPRGMVGVRLEMHGTLFTGPKTIIHNTRKAIEKAGLQIEQIVIAPLALSSLVLNDGEQDFGSIIVDMGGGQTTAGVIHDHQLKYTYVDQEGGHYITKDISVVLNTSIENAEKLKRDYGYADAQQASDDEVFPVDVVGQSTPTQISSQYLAEIIEARLDQIFDKVKQHLDEIHALELPGGIVLTGGVAALPGITDLASELFGTNVRVFTPSQMGLRHPSFDEALAVIKYQAALSEVALLVKSALTGDTRASVAVDFAEGGPANQPTADRTAQAQPTVKKTSKPKPATQQDPNRESGVDRLKGFFNHFFD comes from the coding sequence ATGGATAATTCAGGAATTTATGTCGGACTTGATATAGGGACCACCTCAATAAAAGTCATTGTTGCTGAACGTGTAAAGGGACAAATGAACGTTATTGGTGTGGGAAGCGAACGTTCTAATGGTCTGAGTCGTGGCGTGATTGTCGATATTGACAAGGCGGCCACCGCGATTCAATCAGCGGTACGCCAAGCGGAAGAAAAAGCAAGTATCGAAATAAAAAAAGTTATTGCAGGTGTGCCTGCAAACTTGGTAAAAATTGAGCGTTGCCGTGGGATGATCGCGGTCGCTGATGAATCAAAAGAAATCAATAATGAGGACGTTCAAAAAGTGGCGGCAGCTGCGTTAGTACAGAGTATGCCGCCAGAGCGTGAAGTTCTCGATGTCATTCCCGACGAATTTGTGGTCGACGGTTTTGATGGGATTAAGGATCCACGTGGCATGGTGGGTGTCCGGCTTGAAATGCATGGCACCTTGTTCACGGGTCCCAAGACCATTATTCATAATACCCGTAAAGCCATTGAAAAGGCGGGGTTACAAATTGAACAAATCGTGATTGCCCCGTTAGCACTGAGTTCTTTAGTGTTAAACGACGGTGAACAAGATTTTGGTTCAATCATTGTTGACATGGGCGGCGGCCAAACGACGGCTGGCGTCATTCATGATCATCAATTGAAGTATACTTATGTTGACCAAGAAGGTGGTCATTATATCACGAAAGACATTTCCGTGGTCTTGAACACCTCGATTGAAAATGCTGAGAAGTTAAAACGAGATTATGGTTATGCGGATGCCCAACAGGCTTCAGATGATGAAGTCTTTCCGGTAGACGTGGTGGGTCAAAGTACCCCGACACAAATCAGTAGCCAATATCTGGCAGAGATTATTGAAGCACGTTTGGATCAAATCTTTGATAAGGTTAAGCAACACCTAGATGAGATTCACGCGTTAGAGTTACCAGGTGGTATTGTTTTGACCGGTGGTGTCGCGGCATTACCCGGCATCACGGACTTAGCCAGTGAATTATTTGGGACGAATGTTCGTGTCTTCACGCCTAGTCAAATGGGTTTGAGGCATCCGTCATTTGATGAGGCTTTAGCCGTCATCAAATATCAAGCGGCCTTGAGTGAAGTGGCATTGTTGGTTAAGAGCGCTTTAACCGGTGATACCCGTGCCAGTGTCGCTGTTGACTTTGCTGAAGGGGGTCCGGCTAATCAGCCAACCGCTGATCGGACGGCACAAGCACAACCCACAGTTAAAAAAACTAGTAAACCAAAACCTGCAACTCAGCAGGATCCCAATCGTGAAAGTGGTGTTGACCGGTTAAAAGGGTTTTTCAATCACTTTTTCGATTAA
- a CDS encoding cell division protein FtsQ/DivIB gives MALFKRRPKRKAQLDQLTPWERFQRQANENQQAERKRHFSWSGKRIRIGDKLPKLKTQRRRLVTRRAGLLIALFLLGIAGASYFISPLSHIAQVKVTGTDKLTVAQVQSATQIKTGKSVWAVIGQDQTTSRVANKANPQIGQVKTTLSNWNHVTLKVNEIRLAGYLVTGGQYRRVLENGLIMSKPQSQPGGGYPIYASFKSGPRLQKMIAQYAKLPAVVKHNISEIKFSPNRANPERVHLYMNDGNEVYATISTFTSKMRYYSGIAAKMKTNGVINLEVGAYSYSFKKSSK, from the coding sequence ATGGCCTTATTTAAACGGCGACCGAAAAGGAAAGCCCAGCTTGACCAGCTAACCCCCTGGGAAAGATTTCAACGCCAAGCTAATGAAAATCAACAGGCCGAACGGAAGCGACATTTTAGCTGGTCGGGCAAACGGATTCGAATTGGTGATAAGTTACCGAAACTAAAAACACAGCGACGGCGGCTCGTGACCAGACGGGCTGGATTATTGATTGCCCTGTTTTTGTTAGGAATTGCCGGCGCGAGTTACTTTATCTCACCACTGAGCCATATTGCTCAAGTCAAGGTGACTGGTACAGATAAGCTGACAGTGGCTCAGGTTCAGTCTGCTACTCAGATCAAGACTGGTAAGTCAGTCTGGGCCGTAATTGGTCAAGACCAGACGACGAGTCGAGTTGCCAATAAAGCTAACCCACAGATTGGTCAAGTTAAGACAACTTTAAGCAATTGGAATCACGTGACCCTCAAAGTTAATGAGATTCGATTAGCTGGCTATCTAGTGACGGGCGGTCAATACCGACGAGTCCTAGAGAACGGGTTGATCATGTCAAAGCCGCAATCACAACCTGGTGGTGGCTATCCGATTTATGCGAGTTTCAAAAGTGGTCCCCGTTTGCAGAAAATGATCGCCCAATATGCCAAATTACCCGCGGTCGTTAAACATAATATTTCAGAAATTAAGTTTTCCCCGAATCGTGCGAATCCAGAACGGGTCCATTTATACATGAATGATGGGAACGAAGTTTATGCGACGATTTCAACGTTTACCAGTAAAATGCGATACTATTCTGGCATTGCTGCGAAGATGAAAACCAACGGTGTCATTAACTTGGAAGTTGGGGCTTATTCATATTCGTTTAAAAAGTCATCAAAATGA
- the murG gene encoding undecaprenyldiphospho-muramoylpentapeptide beta-N-acetylglucosaminyltransferase has translation MRLMISGGGTGGHIYPALALIEALKAQDPQAEVLYVGTHRGLESRIVPERGIDFKTIKIQGFKRSLSLQNFKTVWLFLKSVGTARKYIKAFKPDVVVGTGGYVSGAVVFAASQMHIPTVIHEQNSVVGVTNKFLSHFVDKIGISFESARSQFPAKKVVMTGNPRAQQVVNIKKTAALKALGLQDDQPTVLIFGGSRGAARINAATVAAIPELNRRDYQTLFVTGQVHYDKIMNGLGKTVLAPNVKIKPYINNMPAILPEIAAILGRAGATSIAEITALGIPSILVPSPYVTNDHQTKNAQSLVDEGAAELIKEADLTGASLVKAVDGLMLDQTGRDKMAANAKRLGMPDAADQLLQVLKTAIQAH, from the coding sequence ATGCGACTAATGATTTCTGGCGGTGGGACTGGTGGTCATATTTATCCAGCCCTCGCTTTAATTGAAGCGTTGAAAGCGCAAGACCCGCAAGCAGAAGTCCTGTATGTCGGGACCCATCGTGGTCTCGAAAGTCGAATTGTCCCTGAACGTGGGATCGATTTTAAAACGATTAAGATTCAAGGTTTCAAGCGTTCACTCTCTTTGCAGAATTTCAAAACGGTCTGGCTCTTTTTGAAGAGTGTTGGGACTGCGCGTAAATATATCAAGGCTTTCAAACCTGATGTCGTCGTCGGTACCGGGGGTTATGTCAGTGGCGCAGTGGTCTTTGCGGCGAGTCAGATGCATATTCCAACGGTGATTCATGAACAAAATTCTGTGGTTGGGGTGACCAACAAATTCTTGAGCCATTTTGTGGACAAGATTGGGATCTCATTTGAAAGTGCCCGGTCACAATTCCCCGCTAAGAAGGTCGTTATGACTGGTAATCCACGCGCCCAACAAGTGGTCAACATTAAGAAAACTGCGGCATTGAAGGCTTTGGGCTTACAAGATGATCAGCCAACCGTCTTGATTTTCGGTGGTAGTCGTGGGGCCGCCCGCATCAACGCGGCGACCGTAGCGGCCATTCCCGAATTAAACCGGCGCGACTATCAAACCCTATTCGTAACTGGTCAAGTTCACTACGATAAAATTATGAATGGTCTCGGAAAGACAGTGTTAGCACCGAATGTTAAAATCAAACCGTACATCAATAATATGCCGGCGATTTTACCGGAAATTGCGGCTATTCTTGGTCGCGCAGGTGCCACTAGTATTGCTGAAATTACGGCGTTGGGCATTCCCTCAATTTTAGTGCCGAGCCCGTATGTCACCAATGATCACCAAACTAAAAACGCCCAGAGTTTGGTAGATGAAGGGGCCGCTGAATTGATCAAAGAAGCCGATTTGACCGGTGCGAGCCTCGTTAAAGCGGTTGATGGCCTGATGTTAGACCAAACCGGACGTGACAAGATGGCAGCTAATGCGAAGCGTCTAGGCATGCCCGATGCAGCGGACCAATTATTGCAGGTCTTAAAAACGGCAATACAAGCCCATTAA
- the murD gene encoding UDP-N-acetylmuramoyl-L-alanine--D-glutamate ligase has product MKSVEQYRNQKVLVLGLAKSGMNAARLLHKLGAFVTVNDKKDFDNNPDAQELLSDGIKVITGGHPLSLLDEDFKVVVKNPGIPYTNPIVAGALKKHIPVITEVELASQILEGELIGVTGTNGKTTTTTLISLMLNHRQNAGKAYVAGNIGVPASAVAQKALPEDTMVTELSSFMLCGIQTLHPHIAVLTNIYSAHLDYHGSRANYVKAKMRITMNQTPDDYFVVNWDSEEWRGLAEQSHAHVVPFSRQNNSEAGAYEKAGQLYFKDELIMAAADIKIPGDHNVENALAAIAVAKIEQVPTAGIVQVLKTFSGVRHRTQYVETYEGRLFYNDSKATNIVATEMALKGFSQPVVLLAGGLDRGNTFEKLAPALKDHVKALIVFGETAQKMADAGKLAGISTIKFSENCETAVPEAWKLSAPGDVIMLSPACASWDQYPNFEIRGDRYIKAIEKVTGKAEEK; this is encoded by the coding sequence ATGAAGTCGGTTGAACAGTATCGTAATCAAAAGGTATTGGTATTAGGATTAGCAAAAAGTGGGATGAATGCGGCTCGTTTATTGCATAAACTTGGCGCCTTTGTGACTGTCAATGATAAAAAAGATTTCGATAATAATCCGGATGCACAAGAATTGCTTAGCGATGGCATCAAAGTCATCACTGGTGGACATCCTTTGTCATTATTAGATGAAGATTTTAAAGTTGTCGTTAAGAACCCTGGGATTCCTTATACTAATCCGATTGTGGCTGGCGCTTTGAAAAAGCATATTCCAGTCATTACGGAAGTTGAATTGGCTTCACAGATTCTTGAAGGTGAACTCATTGGAGTCACTGGGACTAATGGGAAGACGACCACGACGACCTTAATCTCATTAATGCTCAATCATCGTCAAAATGCGGGTAAAGCTTATGTGGCCGGTAACATTGGTGTACCAGCTTCCGCTGTCGCGCAAAAAGCCCTGCCAGAAGATACGATGGTGACTGAATTATCGAGCTTCATGCTTTGTGGGATTCAAACTTTACATCCACATATTGCCGTTTTGACGAATATCTATTCCGCCCATTTAGATTATCATGGGTCACGCGCAAACTATGTTAAAGCCAAGATGCGGATTACGATGAATCAAACTCCTGATGACTATTTTGTAGTCAATTGGGATAGTGAAGAATGGCGTGGATTAGCTGAACAGTCGCACGCTCACGTGGTGCCATTTTCACGGCAGAACAATTCTGAAGCTGGCGCTTATGAAAAAGCGGGGCAACTCTACTTTAAAGATGAATTGATCATGGCTGCGGCAGATATTAAGATTCCTGGCGATCATAACGTTGAAAATGCATTGGCTGCCATTGCGGTTGCTAAGATTGAACAAGTCCCAACTGCTGGGATCGTGCAAGTCTTGAAGACGTTCTCTGGTGTTCGGCATCGGACACAATATGTGGAAACTTACGAAGGCCGACTTTTCTATAATGATTCTAAGGCCACAAATATCGTCGCAACAGAAATGGCTTTGAAAGGCTTTAGCCAACCAGTCGTCCTTTTGGCTGGTGGTTTGGACCGTGGCAATACTTTTGAAAAGTTAGCGCCAGCTTTGAAAGACCACGTTAAGGCGTTGATCGTCTTTGGCGAAACGGCCCAGAAGATGGCGGATGCCGGTAAGCTTGCTGGTATTTCAACAATCAAGTTTAGTGAAAACTGTGAAACAGCGGTTCCTGAAGCTTGGAAATTGAGTGCCCCTGGGGATGTCATCATGTTATCACCAGCTTGTGCCAGTTGGGATCAATATCCAAACTTCGAAATTCGTGGGGATCGTTATATCAAAGCCATTGAAAAAGTTACTGGAAAGGCGGAGGAAAAATAA
- the mraY gene encoding phospho-N-acetylmuramoyl-pentapeptide-transferase, whose product MSLIEWVATLFSGFIIVFALMPSLIRYFRVRKEGQMIREEGPKWHEKKSGTPTMGGLLFIIAILVTTIWVGFWQGQLRPTTWILMFILVLYGALGFWDDSIKLWRKQNEGLKAWQKLLGQIVGAVVFTLVYQHEHLPMGLHLPGMGDWSMGLWYMLFVIIWLVGFSNAVNLTDGLDGLVAGQATIAFGAYAIIALHQHQLDVALFCVAVVGSLLGFFVFNHKPAKIFMGDMGSLALGGALAAVSILVHHELSLLIIGIIFVIETASVMLQVASFKLTGKRIFLMSPIHHHFEMKGWSEWKIDIVFWSIGLVAAVISVATII is encoded by the coding sequence GTGAGTTTAATTGAATGGGTAGCAACGCTATTTAGCGGGTTTATCATTGTATTTGCCTTGATGCCGTCATTAATTCGGTATTTCCGGGTACGTAAAGAAGGCCAAATGATTCGTGAGGAAGGTCCCAAGTGGCACGAAAAGAAGTCTGGGACGCCAACCATGGGTGGGTTATTATTTATCATCGCCATCCTGGTGACGACGATCTGGGTCGGTTTTTGGCAAGGCCAGTTACGGCCAACGACATGGATCCTGATGTTTATTCTAGTGTTGTACGGTGCTTTAGGCTTTTGGGACGACAGCATCAAGCTTTGGCGGAAGCAAAATGAAGGCTTGAAAGCTTGGCAAAAGTTGCTGGGTCAAATCGTGGGTGCGGTGGTATTCACGCTGGTCTATCAACATGAACATTTGCCGATGGGACTCCATTTGCCTGGGATGGGCGATTGGTCCATGGGGCTGTGGTACATGTTGTTTGTCATCATCTGGTTAGTGGGCTTTTCCAATGCGGTTAACTTAACGGATGGTCTGGACGGCCTAGTTGCCGGTCAAGCCACGATTGCCTTTGGCGCTTACGCGATCATTGCCTTGCATCAACATCAATTAGATGTGGCGCTGTTCTGTGTGGCAGTTGTTGGTTCCTTGCTTGGATTCTTTGTCTTTAACCATAAACCCGCTAAAATCTTTATGGGTGATATGGGGTCATTGGCTCTAGGTGGCGCCTTGGCAGCCGTCTCGATTCTGGTCCATCATGAATTATCCTTGTTGATCATTGGGATTATTTTCGTCATTGAAACGGCCTCTGTGATGTTGCAAGTCGCTTCATTCAAATTGACCGGCAAACGGATTTTCTTGATGAGTCCGATCCATCACCATTTTGAAATGAAGGGTTGGAGTGAATGGAAGATTGACATTGTGTTCTGGTCAATCGGATTGGTGGCAGCGGTCATCAGCGTTGCCACAATTATATAG
- a CDS encoding penicillin-binding transpeptidase domain-containing protein: protein MNKNKQRMTSKRSPKQNRRIFGQWLFFGAIAIFGVLSIRFSYIAIGKHVAGVNLAAATKKLYTVDQTVTAKRGTIYSANGEAIAEDTSTYTIYAIMSKNQKDAAGHDIYVKSNPQAAKVLAKYLPISTKKALATLKKGRGKFQIEFGTAGKNISLTTKKKIEAQNVSGLHFIQSEARLYPNGTFASHLIGLTSSKNVKGTERTSLVGSMGIELAYNKQLSGTDGHKTVTKSGYQGTTDSVKKVKNGDNIYTTLDSKLQTLMETKLSEVATKVHPKTMTATLMNAKTGAILATSQRPTFNSQTKVGLSKMWRNLLVEDTFEPGSTMKVFTMAAAINSGNYNPNVTVPTGEYKIGGKTVPDWNTSGWGNITYAKGFALSSNVAMAHLEQTMGAKTWLKYIKRFGLRSSTNSGLANEQTGTVQFTYPIEQADTSFGQGIQVSAMQMLRGFTAIANNGKMLQPYYVSKITNPNTKKTVYKGQSKVVSQPVTSKTAAAVLKHMQDVVYKSYGTGSAFKINGYRIAAKTGTAQVSNGSTYETGDNSYLYSVVGMAPAKNPKYILYITMKQPTLNGTSASEDMAEIFKPVMQRALDEQKASESKTTTVKMTDLTGQATKQATVSAKKDGVTPIVIGKGAHIVKQSVSAGTVLTSKQRVILITNGQMYMPNLTGWSASEVADFAELTGMKLATNGTGYVSAQSVSAGNPIEAKEALTVSLK, encoded by the coding sequence ATGAATAAGAACAAACAACGAATGACTTCGAAACGGTCACCAAAACAAAATCGTAGAATCTTTGGCCAATGGCTATTTTTTGGAGCGATTGCGATATTTGGTGTTTTGAGCATTCGTTTTTCGTATATTGCGATTGGTAAGCATGTTGCTGGCGTCAATCTGGCCGCGGCCACGAAGAAACTTTACACGGTCGATCAGACGGTCACGGCTAAACGTGGGACGATTTACAGTGCCAACGGTGAGGCCATCGCCGAGGACACGAGCACGTATACCATTTATGCAATCATGTCGAAAAACCAAAAAGACGCTGCTGGTCACGATATCTATGTCAAAAGTAATCCTCAAGCCGCCAAAGTGCTGGCTAAGTATTTACCCATTAGCACTAAAAAAGCGCTCGCAACCTTGAAAAAAGGGCGCGGGAAGTTCCAAATTGAATTCGGGACGGCTGGTAAGAATATTTCATTAACGACTAAGAAAAAGATTGAAGCCCAAAATGTGAGCGGTCTGCATTTTATTCAATCCGAGGCACGGTTATATCCGAATGGGACTTTTGCTTCACATTTAATTGGCCTAACGTCATCGAAAAATGTTAAAGGGACTGAACGCACGTCCTTGGTCGGTTCAATGGGAATCGAGCTAGCGTATAACAAGCAACTTTCTGGGACGGATGGTCATAAGACCGTCACCAAGAGTGGCTATCAAGGGACCACCGACAGTGTCAAAAAAGTCAAAAATGGCGATAACATTTACACGACGCTTGATAGTAAATTACAAACGTTGATGGAAACTAAACTATCAGAAGTGGCAACAAAAGTTCATCCGAAAACCATGACGGCGACTTTGATGAATGCGAAAACTGGGGCGATTTTGGCGACGAGCCAACGGCCAACCTTCAATTCGCAAACTAAAGTTGGCTTGTCGAAGATGTGGCGTAATTTATTAGTCGAAGACACGTTTGAACCTGGATCGACGATGAAAGTCTTCACGATGGCGGCGGCCATCAATAGTGGCAATTACAACCCTAACGTCACCGTGCCAACTGGGGAATACAAGATCGGTGGCAAGACGGTGCCTGACTGGAATACTTCTGGCTGGGGGAACATCACGTATGCCAAGGGCTTTGCGCTATCTAGTAACGTCGCTATGGCTCACTTGGAGCAAACGATGGGGGCTAAGACTTGGTTGAAATACATCAAACGATTTGGCCTGCGAAGCAGTACGAATAGTGGGTTGGCCAATGAACAAACCGGGACTGTTCAGTTTACGTATCCAATCGAACAGGCGGATACTTCATTTGGGCAAGGGATTCAAGTTTCGGCCATGCAAATGTTGCGTGGGTTCACGGCTATTGCAAATAATGGTAAGATGTTACAGCCGTATTATGTTTCTAAGATTACTAATCCGAACACAAAGAAGACGGTTTATAAAGGTCAGTCAAAGGTTGTGAGCCAACCAGTGACATCGAAAACGGCGGCAGCCGTCCTGAAACACATGCAAGATGTGGTTTATAAATCATATGGGACTGGTTCAGCTTTCAAAATTAATGGTTACCGGATTGCCGCTAAGACTGGGACGGCCCAAGTCAGCAATGGCTCGACTTATGAGACGGGTGATAACTCGTATCTGTATTCGGTCGTTGGGATGGCGCCAGCTAAGAATCCTAAATATATTTTGTATATTACGATGAAGCAACCGACCTTAAATGGGACTTCTGCATCGGAAGACATGGCCGAGATCTTTAAGCCGGTGATGCAACGTGCTTTGGATGAACAAAAAGCCAGTGAATCAAAGACGACAACGGTTAAGATGACTGATTTAACTGGTCAGGCAACCAAACAAGCGACGGTGTCAGCCAAAAAAGATGGTGTGACGCCAATTGTGATCGGTAAGGGCGCCCATATTGTGAAACAATCTGTTTCGGCGGGGACGGTCTTAACGAGTAAGCAACGCGTCATCTTGATTACCAATGGCCAGATGTATATGCCAAACTTAACCGGTTGGTCAGCCAGTGAAGTCGCTGATTTCGCTGAACTGACTGGAATGAAGTTGGCGACCAATGGGACGGGGTATGTCTCAGCACAGAGTGTTTCGGCGGGTAATCCGATTGAGGCAAAGGAAGCGTTAACGGTTAGTTTGAAATAA